In a single window of the Flavobacterium ammoniigenes genome:
- a CDS encoding LexA family protein — protein sequence MKLKPLHTTTTLEFYTPDFSTEARLPYVDAGLRAGFPSPADDFIELSIDINKEYIKNRDCTFFAKVKGHSMKNAGIYDGDLLIIDKSLEPQNDKIAVCQIDGNFTVKRIKIEHNIVWLIAENEDFEPIKVTPENELIIWGIVTASIKKF from the coding sequence ATGAAATTAAAACCGCTGCATACCACTACTACCCTTGAGTTTTACACTCCTGATTTTTCAACAGAGGCACGACTACCCTATGTTGACGCTGGTTTGCGCGCTGGTTTTCCATCACCCGCTGACGATTTTATTGAATTGTCTATTGACATCAATAAAGAATACATCAAAAATAGAGACTGTACTTTTTTTGCCAAGGTAAAAGGACATTCCATGAAGAATGCCGGAATCTATGATGGCGATTTACTCATCATAGACAAAAGTTTAGAGCCTCAAAACGACAAAATTGCGGTCTGCCAAATTGATGGTAACTTTACAGTAAAGCGCATTAAAATTGAACACAATATAGTGTGGCTTATTGCCGAAAATGAAGATTTTGAACCCATCAAAGTCACTCCCGAAAACGAATTGATTATTTGGGGCATCGTAACCGCATCCATCAAAAAATTCTAA
- a CDS encoding redoxin domain-containing protein, whose product MKIQSVLLLFYIFLISSPLLAQAKKTIPASQIEFQSPEYVNKMYYLASHYGKYQTLLDSVKGNSEGQLVFKKSQKYVEGIYMLVTPDKKIELEFMMDANQKFSIQVTNPTDKTVAISNSILNQDFNAFNSFFKTKMEGIKALEKKLADKKTKQDSAIVIQDLKKIQSEINLYKNNYIQANPENTLALLFRMSQPIDNFLNKSAEEKLATKTDSIAYLKKHFFDGINFKDNRLLRNPFLENRITTYFNTFVPVTPEAVTAEINQVLNQTDLPNGDVFKYLSLHFVDLYAEPKIMGMDRVFINIYNTYFKNKEYPWLQLKQKEFFKFKVASIKDNLVGDKGRNLFMLTQDQKRIDLYDIKAKYTIVAFWDPTCGHCATEIPKMHQLYETEWKQKGVVVFAINNNTNEMVKWKEFIEKEKLSDWTNVYPAPVVTGNYTKEDVDFQTLYNVRQTPVIYLLDQDKKIIAKKVGPENYTKILEQLEKKK is encoded by the coding sequence ATGAAAATCCAATCGGTACTTCTATTATTTTATATTTTTTTAATCAGTAGTCCACTATTGGCTCAAGCCAAAAAAACAATCCCGGCTAGTCAAATTGAATTTCAGTCACCAGAATACGTAAACAAAATGTACTATTTAGCCAGTCATTATGGCAAATACCAAACATTATTAGACTCCGTAAAAGGAAATTCTGAAGGCCAATTAGTCTTTAAAAAAAGTCAAAAATATGTAGAAGGCATTTATATGTTGGTCACTCCCGACAAAAAAATAGAATTGGAATTCATGATGGATGCCAACCAAAAATTTAGTATCCAAGTTACTAACCCAACGGATAAAACAGTAGCCATAAGCAATTCTATTCTAAACCAAGATTTCAATGCGTTCAATTCCTTTTTCAAAACCAAAATGGAAGGAATAAAAGCGTTAGAAAAAAAACTGGCCGATAAAAAAACCAAACAAGATAGTGCTATTGTTATTCAAGATTTGAAGAAAATTCAAAGCGAAATCAATCTCTATAAAAACAATTACATTCAGGCGAATCCCGAAAATACGTTAGCCTTGTTATTTCGAATGAGTCAACCTATTGATAATTTTTTGAACAAATCGGCCGAAGAAAAATTAGCCACTAAAACCGATTCTATTGCCTATTTGAAAAAGCATTTTTTTGACGGTATTAATTTTAAAGACAATCGTTTGTTGCGCAATCCCTTTTTAGAAAACCGCATCACTACCTATTTCAACACATTTGTTCCTGTGACACCTGAAGCAGTTACTGCTGAAATCAACCAAGTTTTAAATCAAACTGATCTTCCTAACGGAGACGTTTTCAAATACCTAAGCCTCCATTTTGTTGATTTGTATGCCGAACCAAAAATCATGGGAATGGACCGCGTGTTCATTAATATTTACAATACCTATTTCAAGAACAAAGAGTACCCTTGGCTACAGCTCAAACAAAAAGAATTCTTTAAGTTCAAAGTGGCGAGTATCAAAGATAATTTAGTGGGCGATAAAGGACGTAACTTATTCATGCTAACCCAAGATCAAAAACGAATTGATTTGTATGACATTAAAGCCAAATACACCATCGTTGCTTTTTGGGATCCTACTTGTGGGCATTGTGCTACCGAAATTCCAAAAATGCACCAATTGTATGAAACCGAATGGAAACAAAAAGGAGTTGTCGTTTTTGCCATAAATAACAACACCAATGAAATGGTAAAATGGAAAGAGTTTATTGAAAAAGAAAAACTATCCGATTGGACTAATGTATATCCGGCTCCAGTAGTGACCGGAAATTATACTAAAGAAGATGTCGATTTTCAAACCTTGTACAATGTGAGACAAACTCCTGTGATCTACCTTTTGGACCAAGACAAAAAAATTATCGCTAAAAAAGTAGGTCCCGAAAACTACACTAAAATCCTAGAGCAATTGGAGAAGAAAAAATAA